Proteins from a single region of Ziziphus jujuba cultivar Dongzao chromosome 1, ASM3175591v1:
- the LOC107407013 gene encoding UDP-glycosyltransferase 74F2-like — translation MHRGHVLAVPYPSQGHINPLLQFCKHLSSKGLKATLATTIFISKTFKPNPSIAGSVQLDTISDGFDDGGFAQAEGVADYLTKLEAAGSKSLAELILKYKESADDPIDCIVYDSFLPWALDVAIEFGTASAAFFTQPCTVNYIYFCVHHGLLNLPIPTNSIPLSIPGLHFLDIPDMPSFICVEGSYPAYFEMVLSQFSNAHKADFLLCNTVSAFEEEVVECMSKVFPSTLTIGPTIPSAYLNNKHMRVKFKDDDKEYGFNLFESEASGVCMEWLNKKPVGSVVYVSFGSMANLSVKQIEELSMGLKASNMYFLWVIRPFEQEKLRDKFGEDDDKGLLVKWCPQLEVLANEAVGCFFTHCGWNSAMEGLSLGVPMVAMPQWTDQTTNAKLVEGVWKVGVRVRVDENGIVGRHEISGCIRQVMEVERAKEIKYNANKWRNIAIRAISDGGSSDNNIDRFISKLKSSPPPSSTK, via the exons ATGCACAGAGGGCATGTATTAGCCGTTCCATATCCAAGTCAAGGCCACATAAACCCTCTACTTCAATTCTGCAAGCACTTATCATCAAAGGGCCTGAAAGCCACCCTTGCCACCACCATATTCATCTCGAAAACCTTTAAACCAAACCCATCAATTGCCGGCTCCGTTCAACTGGACACCATCTCGGATGGCTTCGACGATGGCGGCTTTGCTCAAGCTGAAGGCGTGGCTGACTATTTAACAAAACTAGAAGCTGCCGGCTCCAAAAGCCTGGCTGAGCTGATCTTAAAGTACAAGGAGTCAGCAGATGACCCCATCGATTGCATAGTGTACGACTCCTTCTTGCCTTGGGCTTTGGATGTGGCCATAGAGTTTGGGACAGCCTCAGCTGCCTTCTTCACCCAACCTTGCACCGTCAATTACATCTATTTCTGTGTTCACCATGGCCTCCTCAACCTCCCAATCCCTACTAATTCCATCCCACTCTCTATTCCGGGCCTGCACTTTCTTGACATTCCGGATATGCCGTCCTTCATATGCGTGGAGGGCTCTTATCCCGCTTACTTTGAGATGGTGTTGTCCCAGTTTTCTAATGCACACAAAGCCGATTTCTTACTTTGCAATACCGTCTCAGCTTTTGAGGAagag GTGGTGGAATGCATGTCAAAAGTATTTCCCTCCACGCTGACAATTGGGCCGACCATTCCATCGGCATACTTGAATAATAAGCATATGAGGGTCAAATTCAAAGATGATGACAAAGAGTACGGGTTTAATCTGTTCGAATCCGAAGCATCGGGTGTTTGCATGGAGTGGCTCAACAAAAAGCCGGTGGGCTCTGTTGTGTATGTGTCGTTTGGTAGCATGGCCAATCTGAGTGTGAAGCAAATAGAGGAACTTTCAATGGGACTGAAAGCTTCCAACATGTATTTCTTATGGGTGATAAGGCCTTTTGAACAGGAAAAGCTGCGGGATAAGTTTGGGGAAGATGATGATAAAGGGCTATTGGTGAAATGGTGCCCCCAGTTGGAAGTCCTTGCCAATGAGGCCGTGGGGTGCTTCTTCACGCATTGCGGTTGGAATTCAGCGATGGAGGGATTGAGCTTGGGAGTTCCAATGGTAGCCATGCCACAATGGACCGACCAAACTACCAATGCCAAGCTTGTGGAGGGTGTTTGGAAGGTCGGGGTTAGAGTTCGTGTGGATGAGAATGGGATTGTGGGGAGACATGAAATTAGTGGGTGCATCAGACAGGTGATGGAGGTGGAGAGagccaaagaaattaaatacaaCGCCAATAAATGGAGAAACATTGCTATTCGGGCAATTAGTGACGGCGGCTCTTCCGACAACAACATTGACCGATTTATATCCAAATTGAAATCGTCTCCTCCTCCAAGCTCTACTAAGTAA